From the Ctenopharyngodon idella isolate HZGC_01 chromosome 3, HZGC01, whole genome shotgun sequence genome, one window contains:
- the desi1a gene encoding desumoylating isopeptidase 1a codes for MDQHNSTFGVQLFIYDLSRGMARQLSPIMLGKQLDGIWHTSIVVYGEEFFYGGAGISSCPPGGTMLGPPDTVVELGNTEVTEEIFMDYLSSLGETTYSGDKYRLFEHNCNTFTNEVAQFLTGNKIPSYITDLPSEVLSTPFGQVLRPILDSIHIAPPGGNVISSQNNHS; via the exons ATGGATCAGCACAACTCGACGTTTGGAGTGCAGCTTTTCATTTATGATTTGTCGAGGGGAATGGCCAGGCAGCTCAGTCCGATAATGTTGG GAAAACAGCTTGATGGGATTTG GCACACATCTATAGTGGTCTACGGAGAGGAATTTTTCTATGGTGGTGCTGGGATCTCTAGTTGCCCACCG GGCGGGACGATGCTCGGACCTCCAGACACAGTGGTGGAACTGGGAAATACAGAGGTGACAGAGGAGATCTTTATGGATTACCTGTCCTCACTTGGAGAGACAACATAtag TGGTGACAAGTACAGATTGTTTGAACACAACTGTAACACGTTCACTAATGAGGTGGCCCAGTTTCTCACTGGCAATAAAATTCCCTCCTATATCACAGATCTACCCTCTGAAGTGCTCTCCAC gcCATTTGGTCAGGTGTTGCGGCCAATCCTGGACTCGATACATATTGCCCCTCCAGGCGGAAACGTGATCAGCAGCCAAAATAATCATAGCTAG